The Poecile atricapillus isolate bPoeAtr1 chromosome 6, bPoeAtr1.hap1, whole genome shotgun sequence genome contains the following window.
TGCAATCAGGATAAATAATTATTCCAAGAGAGTAAGTGGGAAGATAAGCAAGTAACATACCGGTAGTTTGTCCCTGTTTAATCTCTTCAGCAGTCCTGTCGATCAGGACATAGAGAGACCACACAACGCAGGTGATGGCAATGATATGGAATGTTACAGAGCACATGATCTTCCTCCTCTCGCTGGCTGTCATCTGCAGCTTCTCCCACTGGCAAGAAACCAGGAACCAGAGCAAGAGATTAGGAGTTTATTGTAGTTACTAGAGAGTATGAAAAGAGAACATAGATAAGAACAAAAACCAGGCAGGAGACCAGTTTCCTCCTAACAAGGATTTTAAAAGTCAGATGGCACCAGTGCTTTGGTCACAGCACGTGTGTGATGGCTGGCAGCTCACCCTGCTGTGACTGGAGCCATCCTGGTGCCAGAGGGGATTCAGTGCTCAGCTCCCACGGGCACCTCAGCACAATGTCATTGCACCCTGCTACCCCACAcaggggcagtgccagcagaggGGCccaagcactgctgctccttcctgccctccccagcagcacccacagctgcagctgagcatCATGAGTGGCAGCGGGTACCTTGCTCAGGGAGGCATTCCACAGAACAGTGCAAGTGGCACATGGTTCAACTGCCCAGGGTGTGTAAAGACACCTCATGGTGAGCTCTCAGTCTCATGGCTGTTCAGCTCTCACCTCCTGCCTTTGGGGGTTTCATTCAACCTTCACATATATTTAATACCACTTACAGCAGTGATACTCACTTTACTTTCAGTGTTTGAAGAGCACTTAAATACATATGTCCTAAGAATATAGATTAGAGTGGGGGTGACAGCTTTTCTAAGTGAGAGGATGGCAACAAATTAAATCTCCAGATTTGCATCTATCAATAATGCTTAtatagctaaaaaaaaaacccataaaatcaCGCCAGTGTACTTTCAGAAAGATACAAGGAAATAAGACAATTATTATAGATGCCTCTAATATGCCAGACATATCTGGACACCCACAAGCtgtgttttaaatttcttttctgtaattttgcCTATGTATATGATGAAAGTCGTTGCATGTGGGACACACATCCCTCAGCATATCTGCTTGGAAAAGAGTTATGATGGGCTTTTCTCACACTTTCACAAAATACATGCTGGGACATATAAACATTTCATGCATAAAAAGGTGCATCTGATGTTTCATAGAATAATTTGTAGAAAAAGAGGACTTCAAAAAGGAGGCATAAAGTGGAAGGGGGTGAGGATGACTTGAATGGTAAGATTGAAATCATCCATTATGTTGAATTATTGCTTTCCACTGCCACAAAAATGAGAATGGTTGAAACATGAGACAGAGACTTTGTGATCATCCCTGTGCTGGTTCACACACATCTCTGTATCCAGCCCAAGCCACATTTCCAGTTATGTGGGTATCCAAACCTCATCATGGCACAAGAACTGAGTATTTCCAGGAATGACGAGCTAGATTCATTGTActagaaagctgtatttttttaatctttttagaAAAAGATTGGACAAAATATTCCCTTTGTAggttgtattttaaaaagaaaattgcttttgcTTCTATACAAAGGTGTTGCCTTTTGATAGAAAGTACAaattaatcaaattattttGCCAAAAAACAACCATGTTAGATCTATTTGCAAATGCTTTTACAGAGCCAGGAGGACTTGTGTTTTGACTAATTTATAGCTCTTTTTTCTGTTCCACTGTGTGGGCTCCTCTGCTGGATAATACTTCCTGTGAACTGCTGGCTCCACAGTCACAACACCAGCTTGCACCACCTCACTGCTTCAAGAGAGATGACTgtaaagcaaaagagaaaatattctgCAAATTGCACACTAGCCCAGAGAGGAAACTCAAATCTGTAGGTCCCTGCTGTATTATTCCGATGACACAGCATGTGGCATTTCCCACTTAAAACAGCAATTCTGGACTATTCAAGTGTTgttaaaacaaactgaaaaaaaaaacccagcataaaatttagatttaatgtctctttctttcattgaaattttaaaattaggcATCTGTCTTGTCTGCCCTCATCTGCATTTGAGCCATGACACATTTTGTTCTCACCCTCTACCCTTAAAGTTTGAACAACCCAATGCTACAATATAACTGTAAGATGCCAAGGAAGTTTAATTCCATTTCTACTCTACAGACAAGGAGAAAAAGCCCTATTATTTATCCCATCCTGATCATACTCACCAGTTCCAGACTGTTTTCTCCTGACTGAAAGGCTACCATAAAGGCTGAGTTGAAGATGCAGAGGCATCTTATCTCTTTGCTGCAGCTAAACCTCTAAAAGGACTTTTTTAGATGTATCTGAGATGTAAACTCCTTCTATTTATGGCTCTATCCCTACCTTCTGGCAGCTTGTCTGCTTCCCACAGATGACCTATTCAGGTATAACTAATGATGTTGAGTGACTCATTTCTGAAGGTgcacaacattttttttccatagggCACAAATATTCAGATAATGTTCCCCCACCCACTTCAGGCAGAgtgagcacagaaaaaaaaccaggagTCAACTGACAACTATAGCAACTCCTCTTTCTTTGGATTCTCTAGAGTAATTTCTTTCCTGTCCTGTGGTTGGGCTGTGCACAGTATTGTCTGTGCACACAACAGAGCTCATGAGGACCAATACTGCAGCTCAGAAACAACTACACTGTGTGCCAAGGGGCTACCAAGCCAAAATCTGCAGTTTTTAGAAGACAATGATCCACCACAGCCATGAACAAAGGACATCTTACCCACTGGACATGCTAAGCTATACACTTTGCAGACAATACATCTCTCTGAAAAATTAAGTGTTTTAAATTTGCTCTATTTTCTGTTAGAAGTCACTTTTAGGATTTGGACAAATACTTGTAGTGTTTTTTGGATAGCTGCAGTCCAGACTTCTCACTCTATATGATTTAGGCTCATCATAACTGAATTTAATGTTTCTCATCTATTCTAGTTCCAGACTGAGGTTATTGTTATTAACCTCTTCTGCTTTGGTAGATATGGAAAGATTTGTCTGTGCTAAGAATACCAGTGACTTCCATCTCAAAATCCTGATTTAAGGACAACTGACATTGAAAGCTCAGAGTATGTGTGAGAACAAAATGAGGATAGAAGCACAAAATGTCTTAGTAGCTATACTTTAAGTCACCAGATTTATGAAAGATACTTATCtataaaacaaaaagacagGGTCTAGCAACCTGAAGTACTAAAACCTAGTCATCCACACCctaagaaaaggtaaaaatgaaaacacatgTAACTTTCTACTTACAAAGTATTATTTTCACTAAATAAGTTTGagcctttaaaaagaaaacatacaaaTTTTAACTAAGTTAAATTCAAGAAATGTGATTTAaagtaaatttaatttgaaaccCTCATATTTTGAAGAGaatttaaaagccatgtggatCTTAATATGTGAGCCACAAACTAAAGCAGGTAACAGTAATACAAAGctccacatttaaaaaaaacattgatTTTTGTGCTCTTAGATCTAAAGAGAAAATCAGATCGTTGCATggacacacatatatatatttacacacacacacatatatacatttaCACACAGAAAGCTGCTGGGCTAGAACAGTTATCAGAGCTGGATTCCAGTGATATTGAATTTGCCAGGGTGAGTTTAATTCAAATCTTTTTGTACCTGTACAAGACTGACCAGACTTACTAAGGAACCacaaaaacattaataaatacACGGTGGGTGCTGCAGGCTCGTGGACACAGCCTGTTCCAGAGTGGATCTCTGTTTAACAAAGCATGACCTTGGGGAAGCAGGTCCTGTGCCTACCTTTCTCAAAGGCTTGAGTTTTGTCTCCATGATGAACTCATACTTGCACAGTTCACAGCATCGCGTGTCCGAGCTCTTGATCCATTGCTGCAGACAGGCCTGGTGCACAAAATGAAGACTTCCCGTGCAGTGACAAGGCGTAATCAAAGGGCTCTCATCATCTCCTTCACAGTGACATATCCTGAATCAGAAGCAAAGCTGCTAGTTAGGagaagaggaagcagaaaggatGTGGAAGAGCCATGTAACATCTGTGATCACACATGAATGTTCACTGAGGATCCCGAGACATATAAATCAAAGGAATGTGTTCCACAAAGGAGCTAAAACTAAACAGCTCAATTGCTGTACAAGCACATACACAGGCACAAAATAAttaagcacagaaacagctagCTAGACAGCCGCTTTCTCACAGATGAGGCACACACATAGAGCCTGACAGAAATGCAgtacctgaaagaaaaaatggagcaagaaatgaaaatgtttcacCCAGACCAATAGCACTTAACTGCAAATAGCATTTAAACAAATCAGACAGCACTTTCCCATGACAAAATATGCACAGAGAGGTACAGCTACTTATGTACTATGGTCTGAAATAGAAGATAAAACAAAATTCCAATACCAGGGGTGAAACAGTCCACCCCAGGATCATGAACAACTGATTTAGACGGCCTGGATTTTACACAAGTGATTCATTCCAATGCAAACTGCTAAGAGACAGATTCACAATGCAAAACTACAGCAATGTAGTTTTACTACACAGCAATGTAGTGTAGAGTAAGTAAAACACTTACTCTAAATGGTTTTGCTTCTCCAACTCAGCAAGAGTTGCTAAGTAAGCATCAGCTCTGcaaaattcttattttccttaGAGCCTAACTATGCAAACAGCAAAGACATCTGATAAAATGTTACTACCAGCTGTTGACATTTGATTTCTAGAATCAGTTTATACACAACCCTTGGGTAGCATCAAGCATTGTGAAGTCCTTCTAGCCATGTGGAAGAGGTCATGAATTGAAAGGGGGATGGTGAGGAGCTCAGGGAATGAACACAGGTTACTAAGCATATGTGAAGTACATTTTGGCCTGCTGCCATCCCAGTCTATTACTGAAATCTCTTACTGATGTGTAGCATCTTGCCTCTTGTGACCTTGCTGATAGTTGGCAAGTGGAAATGAAGGTGGGGGTGGATTACAACAGCATCTTGTTGATAAGCCAGTAGAGAACTAGATACTGTGGTAATGAGGGGGGAAATCAAATAATATTGGCAAGTAATAACAAAGCCGGCTTTAGGAAGTGCAGTTAGGGAGGAGGAAGACTAGGATAATAAAATGCTAGGTAGAGGGATTGGACATTTGCTCCTGAACTTAATGACTCTTGCTCCTCAGCCACATTTTGGAtgtgggatggggcagacctGCAAACAAATCACCATGAAAACAGTCCACATCTTGTTGTTCCTACCATCTGTGCACATGATTAATCCTCTGCAGCTGGAATAAGGACACCCATCATTTTTGAACCTCACACTATGGACATCACACAGTCCTACCACTAACAGCCAGCACTCAGATGACCTTTGACCAAAATAACCAGGAAGCccataacaaataaaaaagtgtGGTGGGATACAAACtgagggggggggaaaaaaaatctaaagctATATTGATCTGATCTCACAAGCAATTTTCAAGCAGTCTGTTTTCCTCCTGATTCCCACCCTCTGACCAAACCACCAGTGCTTTCAGGACAACACATTGCTCATTAAAAGCTAAGACTTGTTCAGCTTGACCTTTATGATGCATAGCTGTGTCTCTCATTGTATTCCCAGTATGGGCACTGATAAGAGAAAAATACTATCTCAGAACCCCAAacctgaaataaattttcagagAATTTATTTGACTCCAAAGGAAATGATTTTGCTTAGTAGCCTTGTTAAGTGCATCAGAGGGGTGCAGGACTGCAGAGAGAAGACTGCATGCTTCAAATCACACACACTGTATTAGCAAGGTGACAGGGTAAAGAAGAGACAGAAACAGCATGAAGGCGGGGGAAAGCAGAACAGTCACCACCGCACATGGGAGGGTTAAAAAGGTAGGTGGTTCTCTGGTAAACCAACCTGCAGGTATCCCCCGAAGTGGACACAGGGGAGAGAGGGGGTAACTTTTCTGAGAGGGGGGAAGGGCAGTCAAGGTCACTGTCCTTCTCAACTGAACAGAGCGGTGCTCGCTGCTCTTTCGTTTTGAGTTTCACTGAGGTGCTGTCCTCAAAGACGTCATCATCTCCCATATCATCAGAGCAGAAGTCCGTGCTTTCCACCAGCATGCTGGAGGATTTGTCAGCTTGGAAGTGACTGGAATAGCTCTCCAGTTCATGAAATTTATGCAGGCTGCTGATGCTGGAggtgtgggagaaggaaaaaaggtaaCGCAACAGTTTTTTGCTCCTTGAGGAGTCATGGTCCACCTTGTCCTCCAGCAGGGGGATATGTACAGCGCTGTGGTTTTCTGCTCCTCCCGATGCACTTGAGTAGTTGGAAAGGGAAGGGATATAGGAGTGCTTAGAATTGCTAAAAGAAAGAGGCCTGAGATTCAGCGGTTTCCTCTCTTTAAGATGAAATTTGTTAATCCTTAAACACTGCTCTtgatttggggtcagtttgcCTTCTGAGCGTGTTCGCTCCACATAATCAAAGCACTCGCTGGTGCTCTGTGCCTTCTGGTCCACGTCATTGAGGGACTTGGAGAATTTCAGAGTGCGGGTGGGCTTTACATTCCTAGCAGACCTGAGTGTCTGGCCCCGATCCTGCCCACGGGAGTTTCTCTTTGCTGCATGTAACGTGTCCTGACAGATTACTGTCACAGTGACCCCTTGTGTCAGAGGGCTCTGGCAGTGCGGATTTTTCAAGACAACAGCAGACTGCACTGGACTGTGATGACAACACTCAGAAAACACTGCACTGGAACTGCATGCAGAACAGTGGAATAAAAgcacagaaagtaaaaaaaaaaaacaattaaaaaagagaacatgTATAATTAAAAGTGAAGAAATGAGAATTATAGCTAGTGTGGGAATGGCAAACATAGCAGGGCCAAACAGTCAGTAGGATTTAACATAGCAGTGTTAGACAGCAGTTGAGTCAAACAAATGGGATGCTTCAAGTGGGAACCCCACATCGCTTACTTCCCCATAAAtgtgctttttctgttttgtttttccttaattGGAACCTCTCCTGAGCCTCACTGTAGCCAGACAAATGGCACACTTTACCTGCAGATGTCTTGGTTGGATGGTGTAACAGAAGTCCGAGAGAAGCTATGGGGGGCAGAGACAGAGGTTGGACTTCCAGCCTGCAGTgagattaaaacaaacaaacaagaaaaccctCAAGTCAGGAGTCAGTATACAAAGCAATCACCTTCAGGGTGAAACACAGCATATGGAGTCAGATATCACTCTACAGCAGATACTTAAGGGCTAGCTGTAAGAAAATGACTTTACTGTTAAATGCAAGAAAGGTCACAGAGTCTCATCCCCGGAGAAGTAGCAATTAGAAGAGAAACGTTGTACCCCAAGGTCAAATGCAGACATCTCTGGAGTGGAACCTGCCAGCTGTCAAACATTGCACAGAACAATAGCTCAGGAAATGAGCAATGCTACAGTAATTAGAATAATTAGATGGAAGTGTGTGTATAAACTAGTTGGAATTTAGCTGTCATGTAATAGTTAGCTAATCCTTCCTCTAACAATAATGGCAAGAGATTAGAGGCTTCAGTTTTCTTTACAAAGCAGAAACACTGGTAATTCAGCAACTCAAACACAACCTGAAGACTTATGTTCCTTACTAGCATATGCACATGAGCACCATCTgccaacccagaccattcccTGAAGTACTTTCTGAGGCCTTTCATCCTGCTCTTACTTGAACAGGATCTTCCATCTACCTAGAGAAAGGTGCAGCAGCAGTCCTATTTGTAAGTCGCAACAAGAGCACAGTGAGAAATAGAATAACCAAAGAATTAAGAATTAGCTGAACTAACTCAAAAACATGAAGTGAAACTCTTGGCATATTTAACAAAATCTAAAATCAATGTTCTAAGAGAGCATTTGACTCCACTGGCTGTTATTAAAGACCTTTACTGCTGCTGTATGCTGCATGTCACTCTGACAAACTTCTCAACTCTTCCTGGAGATTTCGGTGAGAAGGATTAATAACCTCATCAATAACCTCATAACAGAGAATCTTTAAACCTGGGTCTCCCATGTTCCACAGCTGCTGGACAGGCTGCTCTGCTCACCCACTGCTGCAAAACACTGTTTGCACTTCAAATATTCAAACAGAGGTTTTACAGCTCTTTTGATCTGCACAGCAAAGCCTGAAACCCAGGAAAGAACAACAAAATCAGCAGAACAACTGAAGTCATCTCCATACTGGGCCGCACAgaaaccagcactgccagcagagaCCTGGGTCAGGCAAGCCAGCCCAGGGGGACCTCAGGTGATAAAAAGTGTGCTGCCACAGAAGCACACCAtgcccagccctgtgcttcAGCTTCAGACACCAGAGCTGCTCAGTCATCACTGCTTTGATCATGCTGCAACACACACTCTATCTGTCTTGGGACTCATCGATTCTATACTTAATTTAGTAAAAGCCCCTATTGTATATTTAAACAAGGCTGCCACAGGCTTTTATACTGTCATAGAAAAACTGAGATTCCTTGTCACACATTATACTCTTATTTCTTTGTGAGAGAAGATACATACACACACTACTttataaatacagataaaaCAATCACCTTCCTTGTCACAGAACTTGTCGTTTAAGGTTTTATTTCTCTAGTCAACAGCACTATAGACAGCAGTGTATCTGCCCTCATGTTAGGACACCTCAGGTGCACAGACACTGAAAGATCAGGTATCCATTTACAGCTGGGTCTGCAGGAATCAAAGGCAAGATTCAGCCATGCCTCAAACACACATCTCTTAATAAGACCTTGTAACTTATTTCCCATCTTACCCAAAGCTGGGTACACGTATAGAATAAAACCCGGTAGAATAACCTTGGGCCAGAAAGCAAACTGAACTATGTAATGACTGACAAAACAAAGATAAAGGTCAATTACTGGCTTTATCCTGGAAACTACAGTTCTTTACATTTTACACCACTTGCACATGCTAATGATATAGGATTTTGATCAATGAATTTAGGTATTTGTTGGAAATTTGTTGGAAAATTGTTCTCTCTTTGATGCTTAACCTCTCCCAAAAGCAGGTACACCTGACTTCATATCCTACCTTTTATAAGGGTTTGTGCAGtaactttttttaaactccAAGTCTGACAATTTAATTAAAGATCTGACACTAACTTACTAATAAACTGTTTCACTctgcaaatgaaaattaataaaagttAAATAATGAAATAGTTTAAAAGACACTGAGCAATCttcaaaaaccaaaatattaaaCCAGTAAAACAGCATATTACATTCTGCCATGGAGACAGAGCTATATATTGCTGGAAGTGAAGTCACTAATcaattaataaatttttctcAGGTTTTACATtgagaaaatcacagaaagTAACCTGCTTAGAATAAATCCAATCTCTCAGCTGCTTCAGTTTAGCAACGAACTTTTTCAGAAAAAGACAGCAGAATATATGATGTGAGAGTCTAATAGCAGATAACTAGAATCAATGATCCAAAATTTCCCTTCCAAAACTGTGTTACTGGTTTCTTGATCCAGCTGTCTGGTACCAAGAGTGTTAAAAGTCTTGCCACGTGGGAAATCAAAAGGCTGggacaaaaaagaaattgtggaatttcatttgcatttcaAGCTTAGTATTTTGTTTCTAGATGCCAGTACTGTTCAGAGTGGCTTGCAGAAACTCAGCATCTGAGGCACATTTCCTTTACTCCTATCTTTCTGCTTCAGAACAGAAGGTACTTTTCTCTATTTTCCTACATAATGAAAGTGCAACCAAAATATGAACAGAAATTAACACGCTTGGATAGGCACCACAAGAAGGAACAACAAATCACTGGAGGAAGTTATGCCCCACTCTTGGTTCAAACTAATGCAAGCTGTGGCTACCACCAAGAGCCATGGTCCAATGAGCCTCCGGGCACTCAGTCTGTCCTCTTTTTATCCCATGCTTTCTTCTCATGAAACTttacagagctgtgctgcaacTCTGCAATCCTGCTCTGGATAGTGAGGTAAAACAAGCCATTGCTTTAATGCCAATCACTTTCCCAGGAACGTCAGCCAGTGACAGCAATGAGTCTCTAACAGTGaagcacaactccctgacaagAGCACAGTAAAATgcaagctgctgccagaagccTAAATACCAACTTCTGCCAAATCTAGAAGCAGGGCTACacattgctgctgctggccagtCCTCCCAGCTCACCTGGGCCTCACTGACTCACACACAGCAGCTTCAGGCAGAGAGGTgccacagaaaagaagaaatacaggCAGCCTAGGGACATAACAGGGCAAAGGAGAGGCGGTGATGGGTGAATGAAACAGGCAGATCCAGCTATCTTGGAGCTCTCATGCTGCTcccacacagagctcagctctgaagAGGctgaaaaggggggaaaataaGCAGTCAAAGCCTTCTGCACTCTGTAGCTTCTGGCACACTCCACCCTtactgccccagcagcagcctcccagGTAGCAGCACCTTCGGCCAAACTGGCTATTTATGATGGCAACAGCAGCAGTAGGTTTTAGCACAGGAGGTTTCTGCCATGTTCATATGTGACATATAGCCTAAGCCTTGACAGCCTGCATTTGATCATTCCAGCCCCATAATCATTTGCTGAAACTCTGGACTGTCATGCCCTTCGCATGGAGGAACATCACCTCCAGTGAAGAGCCTTGGAGCCATGTGCTTGTGAGCTACTCTGTACAGCCCGACTGGCTGCCCAAAATAGCTCAGTAATAAAGGTCAATAGTTAGTTAATTGTCTATATTGACATTCCCATCTAATGCAATTCACTGAGGTCACAGCACAGCCTTCTGCACTGGTATTCAGACAATCACAGCAATTTTGAAGGTAACAATTCCTGGGATTCCCACAGTTCTCTGAAGGGTTGCCAGCAGGAAcatatacattttttaatatgcatATATGCAGGTCCATGCATATGTACACATATATGTCCTCATTCTGCCTCCACATGAACAGTGTTATCTCTTAGTGAGAGAACGCAGTCTTTTCTTATTACATACTTTTGATTACATGCTGcacaccaaaacccaaaaaaaccccaccctgccTAAGAAAATAAAGGCATCTTTGAAGTGAGCCATAGTGAACACGCCAATGGCTTGGGTATATTTCAAGATAACCTGCTTATCTAAGATGACACTTCTGGCTACAGTTGCTGTTATCCCACTCTGGGCTGTAGTAATAACAATTCCATCTCATTTTAAAGGACAGGGCCTATTGGGCCTATTGCAttctaaaaaattattaaattattcattgaaggtaaaaaattagaaattacttCTGTAGAATTTTTC
Protein-coding sequences here:
- the MARCHF8 gene encoding E3 ubiquitin-protein ligase MARCHF8 isoform X2, whose translation is MNMPLHQISVIPAQDVTSSRVSRSKTKEKEEQNEKALGHSVSRSSNISKAGSPTSVSAPHSFSRTSVTPSNQDICSSSAVFSECCHHSPVQSAVVLKNPHCQSPLTQGVTVTVICQDTLHAAKRNSRGQDRGQTLRSARNVKPTRTLKFSKSLNDVDQKAQSTSECFDYVERTRSEGKLTPNQEQCLRINKFHLKERKPLNLRPLSFSNSKHSYIPSLSNYSSASGGAENHSAVHIPLLEDKVDHDSSRSKKLLRYLFSFSHTSSISSLHKFHELESYSSHFQADKSSSMLVESTDFCSDDMGDDDVFEDSTSVKLKTKEQRAPLCSVEKDSDLDCPSPLSEKLPPLSPVSTSGDTCRICHCEGDDESPLITPCHCTGSLHFVHQACLQQWIKSSDTRCCELCKYEFIMETKLKPLRKWEKLQMTASERRKIMCSVTFHIIAITCVVWSLYVLIDRTAEEIKQGQTTGILEWPFWTKLVVVAIGFTGGLLFMYVQCKVYVQLWKRLKAYNRVIYVQNCPETSKKNIFEKPALMEPNFESKEMFGVHHSDTNSSHYTEPEDCAAEILHV